One segment of Phragmites australis chromosome 13, lpPhrAust1.1, whole genome shotgun sequence DNA contains the following:
- the LOC133889112 gene encoding protein-L-isoaspartate O-methyltransferase-like, with translation MCLSPARCLSPSSALPRRFLYSLLGAPTPTIPSPPQHLLRRCIPFHRMAQFWTQGSLDNNKALVEYLKQYGAVMTEKVAEVMETLDRALFVPEGTPYIDSPMPIGYKATISAPHMHATCLELLKDHLQPGMLALDVGSGSGYMTACFAMMVGPEGRAVGIEHVPEIVASSIENVQRSAAAPLLKDGSLSFHVADGRLGFPDSAPYDAIHVGAAAPEIPQPLFEQLKPGGRMVVPVGTYLQDLQVVDKNADGSISVRKDASVRYVPLTSRSAQLQDP, from the exons ATGTGCCTGTCCCCCGCCCGCTGCCTCTCGCCCTCCTCCGCGCTCCCGCGCCGCTTCCTCTACAGCCTCCTCGGCGCCCCTACCCCTACGATTCCGTCACCGCCACAGCATCTGCTGCGGCGCTGCATCCCGTTCCACCGGATGGCG CAATTTTGGACTCAAGGATCACTGGATAATAACAAAGCTCTGGTTGAGTACCTAAAGCAGTATGGTGCTGTTATGACTGAGAAAGTGGCTGAAGTAATGGAAACACTTGATAGAGCGTTATTTGTACCAGAGGGTACCCCTTACATTGACAGTCCTATGCCTATTGGTTACAAAGCAACAATATCTGCTCCTCACATGCACGCAACCTGCTTAGAACTTTTGAAGGATCATTTGCAACCTGGCATGCTTGCTCTGGATGTTGGATCAG GTAGTGGCTACATGACAGCTTGTTTTGCAATGATGGTCGGGCCAGAAGGTCGTGCGGTGGGAATTGAACACGTTCCTGAGATTGTTGCTTCTTCTATTGAAAATGTCCAAAGGAGCGCTGCAGCTCCACTATTGAAGGATGGATCGCTTTCTTTTCATGTTGCAG ATGGCAGGCTTGGCTTTCCCGACTCTGCACCCTACGACGCTATCCATGTGGGCGCGGCAGCACCAGAGATCCCTCAGCCTCTGTTCGAGCAGCTGAAGCCTGGCGGCCGGATGGTCGTACCTGTGGGCACCTACTTACAGGACCTGCAGGTGGTGGACAAGAACGCCGACGGATCGATCAGCGTTCGGAAGGACGCGTCCGTCCGCTACGTCCCACTAACCAGCCGCTCTGCTCAGTTGCAAGACCCCTAA
- the LOC133889113 gene encoding uncharacterized protein LOC133889113, producing MLRAPPQTLQRPRPRSRPLSPAPRCSNDPAPAAAGSIRRLVLPPEGRAKLDPRPDRDFYAFPRLVTHVDDGFIATLTDLYRERLKPGWDVLDLMSSWVSHLPPEVQFRRVVGHGLNAQELSRNPRLDYFFVKDLNREQELELESGCFDAVLCTVSVQYLQSPEKVFAEIFRVLKPGGVCIVSFSTRMFYEKAIGAWREGTANSRVQLVTQYFQCVEGFTQPEVIRKLPSPGGLPGSPLDAVMRLFAGMASSDPFYAVISYRNFKPM from the exons ATGCTCCGCGCTCCGCCCCAAACGCTGCAGCGCCCGCGACCGCGGTCACGGCCTCTCTCGCCCGCGCCACGATGCTCGAACGACCCCGCGCCTGCTGCCGCCGGCAGCATCCGGCGCCTGGTGCTCCCGCCCGAGGGCCGCGCGAAGCTGGACCCGCGCCCGGACCGCGACTTCTACGCGTTCCCGCGCCTCGTCACGCACGTGGACGACGGCTTCATCGCCACGCTCACGGACCTTTACCGGGAGCGCCTGAAGCCCGGGTGGGACGTGCTCGACCTCATGAGCTCCTGGGTCAGCCACCTGCCGCCAGAGGTCCAGTTCCGGCGGGTCGTCGGCCACGGGCTCAACGCGCAGGAGCTCTCCAGGAACCCGCGCCTCGACTACTTCTTCGTCAAAGACCTCAACCGCGAGCAGGAGCTCGAGCTCGAGAGCGGCTGCTTCGACGCCGTGCTCTGCACCGTCAGCGTGCAGTACCTGCAGTCCCCTGAAAAG GTTTTCGCGGAGATCTTCCGGGTGCTGAAGCCGGGGGGTGTGTGCATCGTGAGCTTCAGCACCCGGATGTTCTACGAGAAGGCGATCGGAGCGTGGCGGGAGGGCACCGCCAACAGCCGCGTCCAGCTCGTGACGCAGTACTTCCAATGCGTGGAGGGGTTCACGCAGCCCGAGGTGATCAGGAAGCTGCCCTCGCCCGGCGGGTTGCCGGGCTCGCCGCTGGACGCCGTGATGAGGCTGTTCGCCGGGATGGCCAGCTCCGACCCGTTCTACGCCGTCATCTCGTATAGAAACTTCAAACCAATGTAA